In one Sesamum indicum cultivar Zhongzhi No. 13 linkage group LG12, S_indicum_v1.0, whole genome shotgun sequence genomic region, the following are encoded:
- the LOC105175896 gene encoding allantoate deiminase 1 isoform X2, with protein sequence MHKNFLQGLSSPQLLSEQETLFGCGWRMQVCRRGWTKWEMCMDDMKGSIQDTVIDAGIFDGALGIVTALSALKVLNISGMLGKLRRPVEVIAFSDEEGVRFQSTFLGSAAIAGVLPVSTLHVHDKSGVTVQGALRENSIEITEENLLQLKYDPESVWGYVEVHIEQGPVLETVGLPLGLVKGIAGQTRLRVTVKGSQGHAGTVPMTMRQDPMAAAAELIVLLESLCKQPEDYLSYDGQCTASTVQSLAGSLVCTVGEISTWPSASNVIPGQVTFTVDVRAMDDLGREAIIYELSNRMYRICDKRSVLCLIERKHDANAVVCNPGLSSQLKSATYAALKRISGEDLDDVPILMSGAGHDAMAMSHLTKVAMLFVRCRGGVSHSPAEHVSDNDVWAAGMALLAFLETLA encoded by the exons ATGCACAAGAATTTCTTGCAAGGACTTTCCAGTCCCCAGCTTCTGTCAGAGCAGGAAACCTTATTCGGTTGTGGATGGAGGATGCAGGTTTGCAGAC GTGGGTGGACCAAATGGGAAATGTGCATGGACGATATGAAGGGCTCAATCCAA GACACTGTTATTGATGCTGGAATATTTGATGGAGCTCTGGGAATTGTTACTGCATTATCTGCATTGAAGGTGTTGAATATCAGCGGAATGCTTGGAAAACTCAGGCGACCAGTGGAG GTTATTGCATTTAGTGATGAAGAAGGAGTTAGGTTTCAGTCTACCTTCTTAGGAAGTGCAGCAATTGCTGGTGTATTGCCTGTTTCAACATTGCATGTGCACGATAAGAG TGGTGTCACAGTGCAAGGTGCTCTAAGAGAGAACTCTATTGAGATTACAGAGGAGAATCTTTTGCAGCTCAAATATGATCCTGAGTCTGTTTGGGGTTATGTTGAG GTTCACATTGAACAGGGTCCTGTGCTTGAGACTGTAGGCCTTCCTCTTGGTTTGGTAAAAGGCATTGCAGGGCAAACACGATTGAGg GTGACGGTAAAAGGATCGCAAGGGCATGCTGGCACAGTCCCCATGACGATGCGCCAGGATCCTATGGCTGCAGCTGCAGAACTGATTGTATTGCTGGAAAGTCTTTGTAAACAACCTGAGGATTATTTGTCCTATGATGGTCAGTGCACAGCATCTACAGTACAATCTCTTGCTGGATCTCTTGTTTGTACTGTTGGAGAAATATCAACTTGGCCAAGTGCAAGTAATGTAATCCCTGGCCAG GTAACCTTCACTGTCGACGTACGTGCAATGGATGACCTGGGACGAGAAGCAATAATCTATGAACTGTCTAATAGGATGTACCGCATATGTGATAAGCGTTCAGTTCTGTGTCTTATTGAACGCAAG CATGATGCTAATGCGGTGGTCTGCAACCCTGGGTTGAGTTCCCAGCTGAAATCCGCGACTTATGCTGCTCTTAAACGAATAAGTGGTGAGGATTTAGATGACGTGCCTATATTGATGAGCGGAGCAGGACATGATGCAATGGCCATGTCTCATCTAACTAAG GTTGCAATGTTATTTGTGCGGTGTCGTGGTGGGGTTAGTCATTCCCCAGCTGAACATGTATCGGACAATGATGTCTGGGCTGCTGGTATGGCGCTCCTGGCATTTCTGGAGACTCTTGCTTGA
- the LOC105175895 gene encoding polygalacturonase QRT3 isoform X1, with translation MATSTLPIFFFFMLSSGIITCMIVGVYGDHTAPHFSRKHSYHSHLPNLFLERDSASPIPPPAPASTPSSASPKPLVYHVTSYGADPTGKADSTDPILAAISDALKGPGNGFLMEGIVNLGGARVDLDGGNYLISRPIQFPVAGRGNLVIHGGSLTASGDFPDNGYLIDLSPASNNGSGYNYEFVTLRDLFLDSNFRGGGIQVINSLRTNIDNCYITHFNTQGIQVQGGHETYIRYSYLGQHITAGGDPGERNFSGTAIALSGNDNSITDVVIFSAATGILISGQANTLSGVHCYNKATSFGGTGIYLKTPGLTQTRIVNSYLDFTGIVAEDPVQLTISSSFFLGDAYILFKSINGVVNGVNIVDNMFSGSDKGIEIVQLDQSNRAFNQIDQVVIDRNNVKGMKLKATVARGSVEGNGSSWTTDFNSVLVFPDLIKQVQYTFITNGRSFPVHALRNVSGNKIVIQSDVAVPASVHVTADQGGVGSFSS, from the exons ATGGCAACCTCAACCTTACctatattcttcttcttcatgttGTCTTCAGGAATCATCACTTGTATGATAGTTGGCGTGTATGGAGACCACACTGCTCCTCATTTCTCCAGGAAACATTCTTATCACTCTCATCTCCCCAACCTGTTCCTTGAACGCGATTCTGCATCACCTATTCCCCCACCTGCACCTGCATCAACACCATCCTCT GCGTCACCAAAACCGCTTGTATATCACGTGACATCCTATGGTGCTGACCCCACGGGCAAAGCAGACAGCACGGACCCAATTCTCGCAGCAATATCAGATGCGCTCAAAGGGCCTGGAAATGGGTTCCTGATGGAGGGAATAGTGAATCTTGGTGGAGCCAGGGTTGATCTTGATGGTGGCAATTACTTGATTAGCCGTCCAATTCAATTCCCTGTCGCTGGAAGAGGAAACCTGGTG ATACATGGAGGATCACTCACAGCATCTGGTGACTTCCCAGACAACGGCTATCTGATAGATTTATCACCAGCCTCAAACAATGGCTCTGGGTATAACTACGAGTTTGTAACACTCAGAGACCTGTTCCTGGACTCTAATTTCCGGGGCGGAGGAATCCAAGTTATCAACTCTCTCAGGACTAACATTGACAACTGTTACATCACTCATTTTAATACCCAAGGCATCCAAGTACAAGGTGGTCATGAAACCTACATCAGATACTCCTATCTCGGCCAACACATCACTGCTGGGGGTGATCCTGGTGAGAGGAATTTCTCAGGCACCGCAATAGCCCTGTCGGGGAATGATAATTCTATCACAGATGTCGTCATATTTTCAGCAGCCACAGGGATTCTGATATCGGGTCAAGCAAACACTTTATCAGGGGTGCATTGCTACAATAAGGCCACTAGCTTTGGAGGCACAGGGATTTATCTCAAAACACCAGGTTTAACACAGACGCGAATTGTAAATTCGTACCTGGATTTCACAGGCATTGTTGCCGAGGACCCTGTGCAGCTCACAATTTCCAGCAGCTTTTTCCTTGGAGACGCCTACATTCTCTTCAAATCTATAAATGGTGTGGTGAATGGAGTCAACATTGTGGATAACATGTTCTCGGGCTCGGACAAGGGGATTGAGATTGTGCAATTGGACCAGAGCAATAGGGCGTTCAATCAGATCGATCAAGTTGTGATTGACAGGAATAACGTGAAAGGAATGAAGCTTAAGGCGACGGTTGCAAGAGGAAGCGTGGAGGGAAATGGTAGCTCCTGGACCACAGATTTCAACTCAGTACTTGTGTTTCCGGACCTTATTAAGCAAGTACAATACACGTTCATCACAAATGGGAGGTCTTTCCCTGTTCACGCCTTGCGAAACGTGTCAGGTAACAAGATTGTGATTCAGTCAGATGTAGCAGTTCCTGCAAGTGTTCATGTAACTGCTGATCAAGGGGGGGTGGGTTCCTTCTCAAGCTAA
- the LOC105175956 gene encoding polygalacturonase QRT3, translating into MENLWSSSPTPTLLLIIPFFLLFNLKEMGCSPSVTHPKLHHFQPKLLRKTTTSLTSFVKAAFTDSPPPPVSVKSSGRVFYPIGYGADPTGAQDSTSALLDALNDALKLQNGLELLPGISDLGGVVIDLQGGNFKISSPIRFPAAVANIVVQGGTLRASSTFPSDRHLIELWAPDSRKASAPDTFSDSKDFNNGMKYEDVTFRDILFDSSYQGGGLLLIDSVRIRVVNCFFLHFSTQGILVLRGHEAFISSCFLGQHPTIGGDRVEKGYTGTAIDIASTDNAVTDVAIFSAAIGIILRGRANIVSGVHCYNKATLFGGVGILVKSAQNRIVDSYMDFNSIVMEDPDQVLVSNGFFLGDGNIVLRSIQGRISGLNIVNNIFCGDANNMVPTVKLEGVFSSIDQVVIDDNVVNGMSLKSTVSKLTVVGNGTKWVADFSPVLVFPDKINHVEYSFFTRGGVAAGFPAHAVTNVSNNMVVIESQQPVKALVSISVDQHNMMGDQGSFVM; encoded by the exons ATGGAGAATTTGTGGTCCTCCTCCCCAACTCCAACTCTACTACTCATCATAccatttttccttctctttaaCTTGAAAGAAATGGGATGCTCTCCCTCTGTCACACACCCGAAGCTCCACCACTTTCAACCCAAGCTTCTACGTAAAACCACTACTTCTCTCACTAGTTTTGTTAAAGCAGCTTTTACGGATTCTCCGCCACCCCCAGTTTCGGTCAAG AGCAGTGGCAGAGTGTTTTATCCCATCGGCTACGGTGCTGATCCCACTGGGGCTCAGGACAGCACCTCCGCCCTATTGGACGCCTTAAACGACGCCCTAAAACTACAAAATGGGCTTGAGTTGCTACCTGGAATCAGTGATTTGGGTG GTGTAGTAATTGATTTGCAAGGTGGGAATTTCAAAATCAGCAGTCCTATCAGGTTTCCCGCTGCCGTTGCCAACATTGTG GTACAAGGAGGCACCCTCCGGGCATCCAGCACATTTCCAAGCGACAGGCATCTGATCGAACTATGGGCACCAGATTCTCGAAAAGCCTCTGCCCCGGATACTTTTTCAGACAGCAAGGACTTTAACAACGGAATGAAATACGAGGACGTCACTTTTCGGGATATCCTCTTCGATTCGAGCTACCAAGGAGGAGGTCTCCTCTTGATAGACTCGGTCAGAATTCGAGTAGTCAACTGCTTCTTCTTGCACTTCAGCACGCAAGGAATTCTTGTCTTGAGAGGACACGAGGCTTTCATATCAAGTTGCTTCCTAGGACAGCACCCGACAATCGGCGGAGACAGAGTGGAGAAGGGTTACACGGGCACCGCAATTGATATTGCCAGTACGGACAATGCAGTGACTGATGTTGCCATCTTCTCAGCCGCAATTGGGATTATACTCAGGGGACGGGCTAATATTGTGAGCGGGGTTCATTGTTACAACAAGGCGACATTGTTTGGTGGTGTTGGAATTCTAGTAAAATCAGCACAGAATAGGATAGTGGATTCTTACATGGATTTCAATAGCATAGTGATGGAGGATCCTGATCAAGTGCTTGTTTCGAATGGGTTCTTTTTGGGGGATGGAAATATTGTTTTGAGGTCGATTCAGGGTCGGATTTCGGGTCTAAATATTGTGAATAATATATTCTGTGGGGACGCTAACAATATGGTTCCAACTGTGAAACTTGAAGGCGTATTCAGCAGCATTGATCAAGTGGTGATTGATGACAATGTAGTGAATGGGATGAGCTTAAAATCAACGGTATCCAAATTGACAGTGGTGGGGAATGGGACAAAATGGGTAGCCGATTTCTCTCCCGTCTTGGTGTTTCctgataaaataaatcacGTTGAGTACTCCTTCTTCACAAGAGGAGGAGTTGCAGCTGGATTTCCTGCACATGCTGTGACAAATGTGTCAAATAACATGGTTGTTATCGAAAGCCAACAACCAGTGAAGGCCCTTGTTTCTATTTCTGTTGATCAGCATAATATGATGGGGGATCAGGGAAGCTTCGTAATGTGA
- the LOC105175955 gene encoding VQ motif-containing protein 22: MQSFDDYCWVQNYHETINTCIPQLPFDSPNMPTAAAGDAISSPRISSFSTNACTASFPPKSTLGKSIRRRSRASKKAPTTLLKANANNFRALVQQFTGCHSAPPAFSSHCKGPINLNFAQYSASNPEKYSYDQAQRQEFRQQEDQSFFSFGAHSIAAAAAVSTTTTTTADDHEFFVSSTVNYYNPRRDPLTLDDFDIDKISLQELSGVAAGEYCSGSRNDEFWRY, from the coding sequence ATGCAAAGTTTTGATGATTATTGTTGGGTCCAAAACTACCACGAAACCATCAACACCTGCATACCCCAATTACCCTTTGATTCCCCTAACATGCCCACCGCTGCAGCTGGTGACGCCATCTCTAGCCCCAGAATTTCTTCCTTCTCCACCAATGCCTGCACTGCTTCATTCCCTCCTAAATCCACCCTCGGAAAATCCATCAGAAGGCGGTCCCGAGCTTCAAAGAAAGCGCCGACCACTCTCCTCAAAGCCAACGCCAACAATTTTCGGGCCCTTGTTCAACAGTTTACGGGCTGCCACAGTGCACCTCCTGCATTCTCCAGTCATTGTAAGGGCCccatcaatttgaatttcGCGCAGTACAGTGCTTCCAACCCTGAGAAATATTCGTATGATCAGGCTCAGCGTCAAGAGTTCCGGCAGCAAGAAGATCAAAGTTTCTTCTCATTTGGCGCCCACAGTATTGCTGCCGCTGCTGCTGTTTCCACTACAACCACCACTACTGCCGATGACCACGAATTCTTTGTTTCATCAACAGTCAATTATTACAACCCTAGACGGGATCCGCTGACTTTAGATGATTTTGACATAGACAAGATTTCGTTGCAAGAGCTGTCCGGAGTAGCAGCTGGAGAATATTGTTCAGGATCAAGGAACGACGAGTTTTGGAGATACTAA
- the LOC105175896 gene encoding allantoate deiminase 2 isoform X1, with the protein MATLLQCTPLHHSISLIPILNLSLLLSSSFLLLLAISLPSTIRFSEGTSFLHSEILKDEAVARLNELGKVSDAQEFLARTFQSPASVRAGNLIRLWMEDAGLQTWVDQMGNVHGRYEGLNPSEKALLIGSHLDTVIDAGIFDGALGIVTALSALKVLNISGMLGKLRRPVEVIAFSDEEGVRFQSTFLGSAAIAGVLPVSTLHVHDKSGVTVQGALRENSIEITEENLLQLKYDPESVWGYVEVHIEQGPVLETVGLPLGLVKGIAGQTRLRVTVKGSQGHAGTVPMTMRQDPMAAAAELIVLLESLCKQPEDYLSYDGQCTASTVQSLAGSLVCTVGEISTWPSASNVIPGQVTFTVDVRAMDDLGREAIIYELSNRMYRICDKRSVLCLIERKHDANAVVCNPGLSSQLKSATYAALKRISGEDLDDVPILMSGAGHDAMAMSHLTKVAMLFVRCRGGVSHSPAEHVSDNDVWAAGMALLAFLETLA; encoded by the exons ATGGCCACCCTACTCCAATGCACACCACTCCACCATTCCATCTCACTCATTCCAATTCTCAATCTTTCTCTGttgctttcttcttcctttctaCTTTTACTCGCCATCTCCCTCCCCTCCACCATCAGATTCTCTG AAGGCACAAGCTTTTTGCATTCGGAAATACTAAAGGATGAGGCAGTGGCAAGACTCAATGAGCTTGGAAAG GTGAGTGATGCACAAGAATTTCTTGCAAGGACTTTCCAGTCCCCAGCTTCTGTCAGAGCAGGAAACCTTATTCGGTTGTGGATGGAGGATGCAGGTTTGCAGAC GTGGGTGGACCAAATGGGAAATGTGCATGGACGATATGAAGGGCTCAATCCAAGTGAGAAAGCTCTGTTAATCGGCTCTCATTTG GACACTGTTATTGATGCTGGAATATTTGATGGAGCTCTGGGAATTGTTACTGCATTATCTGCATTGAAGGTGTTGAATATCAGCGGAATGCTTGGAAAACTCAGGCGACCAGTGGAG GTTATTGCATTTAGTGATGAAGAAGGAGTTAGGTTTCAGTCTACCTTCTTAGGAAGTGCAGCAATTGCTGGTGTATTGCCTGTTTCAACATTGCATGTGCACGATAAGAG TGGTGTCACAGTGCAAGGTGCTCTAAGAGAGAACTCTATTGAGATTACAGAGGAGAATCTTTTGCAGCTCAAATATGATCCTGAGTCTGTTTGGGGTTATGTTGAG GTTCACATTGAACAGGGTCCTGTGCTTGAGACTGTAGGCCTTCCTCTTGGTTTGGTAAAAGGCATTGCAGGGCAAACACGATTGAGg GTGACGGTAAAAGGATCGCAAGGGCATGCTGGCACAGTCCCCATGACGATGCGCCAGGATCCTATGGCTGCAGCTGCAGAACTGATTGTATTGCTGGAAAGTCTTTGTAAACAACCTGAGGATTATTTGTCCTATGATGGTCAGTGCACAGCATCTACAGTACAATCTCTTGCTGGATCTCTTGTTTGTACTGTTGGAGAAATATCAACTTGGCCAAGTGCAAGTAATGTAATCCCTGGCCAG GTAACCTTCACTGTCGACGTACGTGCAATGGATGACCTGGGACGAGAAGCAATAATCTATGAACTGTCTAATAGGATGTACCGCATATGTGATAAGCGTTCAGTTCTGTGTCTTATTGAACGCAAG CATGATGCTAATGCGGTGGTCTGCAACCCTGGGTTGAGTTCCCAGCTGAAATCCGCGACTTATGCTGCTCTTAAACGAATAAGTGGTGAGGATTTAGATGACGTGCCTATATTGATGAGCGGAGCAGGACATGATGCAATGGCCATGTCTCATCTAACTAAG GTTGCAATGTTATTTGTGCGGTGTCGTGGTGGGGTTAGTCATTCCCCAGCTGAACATGTATCGGACAATGATGTCTGGGCTGCTGGTATGGCGCTCCTGGCATTTCTGGAGACTCTTGCTTGA
- the LOC105175895 gene encoding polygalacturonase QRT3 isoform X2 produces the protein MATSTLPIFFFFMLSSGIITCMIVGVYGDHTAPHFSRKHSYHSHLPNLFLERDSASPIPPPAPASTPSSASPKPLVYHVTSYGADPTGKADSTDPILAAISDALKGPGNGFLMEGIVNLGGARVDLDGGNYLISRPIQFPVAGRGNLIHGGSLTASGDFPDNGYLIDLSPASNNGSGYNYEFVTLRDLFLDSNFRGGGIQVINSLRTNIDNCYITHFNTQGIQVQGGHETYIRYSYLGQHITAGGDPGERNFSGTAIALSGNDNSITDVVIFSAATGILISGQANTLSGVHCYNKATSFGGTGIYLKTPGLTQTRIVNSYLDFTGIVAEDPVQLTISSSFFLGDAYILFKSINGVVNGVNIVDNMFSGSDKGIEIVQLDQSNRAFNQIDQVVIDRNNVKGMKLKATVARGSVEGNGSSWTTDFNSVLVFPDLIKQVQYTFITNGRSFPVHALRNVSGNKIVIQSDVAVPASVHVTADQGGVGSFSS, from the exons ATGGCAACCTCAACCTTACctatattcttcttcttcatgttGTCTTCAGGAATCATCACTTGTATGATAGTTGGCGTGTATGGAGACCACACTGCTCCTCATTTCTCCAGGAAACATTCTTATCACTCTCATCTCCCCAACCTGTTCCTTGAACGCGATTCTGCATCACCTATTCCCCCACCTGCACCTGCATCAACACCATCCTCT GCGTCACCAAAACCGCTTGTATATCACGTGACATCCTATGGTGCTGACCCCACGGGCAAAGCAGACAGCACGGACCCAATTCTCGCAGCAATATCAGATGCGCTCAAAGGGCCTGGAAATGGGTTCCTGATGGAGGGAATAGTGAATCTTGGTGGAGCCAGGGTTGATCTTGATGGTGGCAATTACTTGATTAGCCGTCCAATTCAATTCCCTGTCGCTGGAAGAGGAAACCTG ATACATGGAGGATCACTCACAGCATCTGGTGACTTCCCAGACAACGGCTATCTGATAGATTTATCACCAGCCTCAAACAATGGCTCTGGGTATAACTACGAGTTTGTAACACTCAGAGACCTGTTCCTGGACTCTAATTTCCGGGGCGGAGGAATCCAAGTTATCAACTCTCTCAGGACTAACATTGACAACTGTTACATCACTCATTTTAATACCCAAGGCATCCAAGTACAAGGTGGTCATGAAACCTACATCAGATACTCCTATCTCGGCCAACACATCACTGCTGGGGGTGATCCTGGTGAGAGGAATTTCTCAGGCACCGCAATAGCCCTGTCGGGGAATGATAATTCTATCACAGATGTCGTCATATTTTCAGCAGCCACAGGGATTCTGATATCGGGTCAAGCAAACACTTTATCAGGGGTGCATTGCTACAATAAGGCCACTAGCTTTGGAGGCACAGGGATTTATCTCAAAACACCAGGTTTAACACAGACGCGAATTGTAAATTCGTACCTGGATTTCACAGGCATTGTTGCCGAGGACCCTGTGCAGCTCACAATTTCCAGCAGCTTTTTCCTTGGAGACGCCTACATTCTCTTCAAATCTATAAATGGTGTGGTGAATGGAGTCAACATTGTGGATAACATGTTCTCGGGCTCGGACAAGGGGATTGAGATTGTGCAATTGGACCAGAGCAATAGGGCGTTCAATCAGATCGATCAAGTTGTGATTGACAGGAATAACGTGAAAGGAATGAAGCTTAAGGCGACGGTTGCAAGAGGAAGCGTGGAGGGAAATGGTAGCTCCTGGACCACAGATTTCAACTCAGTACTTGTGTTTCCGGACCTTATTAAGCAAGTACAATACACGTTCATCACAAATGGGAGGTCTTTCCCTGTTCACGCCTTGCGAAACGTGTCAGGTAACAAGATTGTGATTCAGTCAGATGTAGCAGTTCCTGCAAGTGTTCATGTAACTGCTGATCAAGGGGGGGTGGGTTCCTTCTCAAGCTAA
- the LOC105175894 gene encoding copper-transporting ATPase RAN1: MALSMRALQLTAPARKASGHSSEEERLLTANHQHNSGNLRRIQVGVTGMTCAACSNSVESALRALNGVVKASVALLQNKADVTFDPTLVKDEDIRNAIEDIGFEAELLSEPSTFHSKPTGTLIGQFTIGGMTCAACVNSVEGILRKLPGVRKAVVGLATSLGEVEYDPTVISKDGIINAIEDAGFEASFVQSNEQDKLVLGVTGIASEMDIQMLEGSLCILKGVRQFYFDRASKELEIHFDPELLSSRALVEEIESSSYGKLKLLVKNPYTRMASKDLEESSNMFRLFAASLFLSVSVLFMQVICPLIPLLHSLLLWRCGPLQMGDWLNWALATVVQFVIGKRFYVAAGRALKNGSTNMDVLVVLGTSASYFYSVSALLYGAITGFWSPTYFEASAMLITFVLLGKYLESLAKGKTSDAIKKLVELAPATAILLIKDNGGKVVGEREIDALLIQPGDILKVLPGTKVPTDGLVVWGSSYVNESMVTGESSPVLKEVNSSVVGGTINLHGSLHIQANKVGSNTVLSQIISLVETAQMSKAPIQKFADFVASIFVPAVVTVGLLTLMGWYLAGILGGYPEEWLPENGNYFVFSLMFAISVVVVACPCALGLATPTAVMVATGVGANNGVLIKGGDALEKAQKVKYVIFDKTGTLTQGKATVTTAKVFSGMERGEFLTLVASAEASSEHPLAKAILEYARHFHYFDDPSTTKDAHINGQESKSFGWLLDVSDFSALPGQGVQCFIDGKKILVGNRKLMSENRVAIPDEVENFVVQLEESAKTGILVSHDNDLIGVLGVSDPLKREAGVVIEGLIKMGVNPVMVTGDNWRTANAVAKEVGITDVRAEVMPAGKADVIRSFQKDGSVVAMVGDGINDSPALAAADVGMAIGAGTDIAIEAADYVLMRSNLEDVITAIDLSRKTFSRIRWNYVFASAYNIVSIPIAAGVLFPQLKVKLPPWVAGACMAMSSVTVVCSSLLLRRYRKPRLTTLLEITVDRS, translated from the exons GAATTCCGTCGAATCGGCCCTCAGGGCTCTAAACGGCGTCGTCAAAGCCTCCGTCGCTTTGCTTCAGAATAAGGCTGACGTCACCTTTGATCCCACCTTAGTTAAG GATGAAGACATTAGAAATGCAATAGAAGATATTGGATTCGAGGCAGAACTTCTATCCGAACCAAGTACTTTTCATTCTAAGCCAACTGGGACCTTAATAGGTCAGTTCACAATAGGAGGAATGACATGTGCCGCATGTGTAAATTCTGTAGAAGGGATTCTAAGAAAGCTACCAGGCGTGCGAAAAGCTGTAGTTGGCTTGGCTACATCTTTGGGGGAGGTTGAATACGACCCAACTGTTATCAGTAAAGATGGTATAATCAATGCAATAGAAGATGCTGGTTTTGAAGCTTCATTTGTGCAGAGTAACGAGCAGGATAAGCTTGTGCTAGGGGTTACTGGCATTGCAAGTGAAATGGATATACAGATGTTAGAAGGAAGTCTTTGCATCTTGAAGGGTGTGAGGCAATTTTATTTCGATCGGGCGTCTAAAGAATTAGAAATTCATTTTGATCCGGAGCTTCTTAGTTCAAGAGCATTAGTTGAGGAGATTGAAAGTAGTAGCTACGGGAAACTGAAGTTACTTGTGAAGAACCCTTATACTAGAATGGCTTCCAAAGATCTAGAAGAGTCTTCGAACATGTTTCGGCTATTTGCAGCAAGCTTGTTTCTCAGT GTTTCAGTCCTTTTTATGCAAGTCATATGTCCTCTTATACCTCTGTTACATTCTTTACTACTTTGGCGTTGCGGTCCACTCCAAATGGGTGATTGGCTGAATTGGGCTTTGGCCACTGTGGTTCAATTTGTTATTGGCAAGCGTTTCTATGTTGCAGCTGGCAGGGCACTCAAAAATGGTTCGACTAACATGGATGTCCTGGTTGTATTAGGAACTTCAGCTTCATATTTCTACTCAGTGTCGGCATTATTATATGGTGCGATAACTGGGTTTTGGTCTCCAACATACTTTGAAGCAAGTGCTATGCTAATTACATTTGTACTTTTGGGTAAGTACTTGGAAAGCCTTGCAAAGGGGAAGACATCAGATGCTATCAAAAAGCTCGTGGAGCTTGCTCCTGCTACCGCGATATTGCTTATAAAAGACAATG GTGGAAAAGTTGtaggagaaagagaaattgATGCTTTGTTGATTCAGCCTGGTGACATATTGAAGGTACTACCAGGCACAAAAGTTCCTACCGATGGTTTAGTTGTATGGGGTTCAAGTTATGTAAATGAGAGTATGGTTACTGGTGAATCTTCTCCTGTGCTGAAAGAAGTCAATTCTTCAGTTGTCGGAGGTACAATAAATTTGCATGGTTCGCTTCACATACAAGCCAACAAAGTAGGCTCTAACACAGTTTTAAGCCAGATTATATCTCTGGTTGAGACGGCACAGATGTCTAAAGCCCCCATCCAAAAGTTTGCCGACTTT GTTGCAAGCATTTTTGTCCCTGCAGTTGTAACAGTTGGATTGTTGACATTAATGGGATG GTATCTTGCTGGGATTCTCGGAGGTTACCCTGAGGAGTGGCTCCCAGAAAATggcaattattttgttttttcccttATGTTTGCAATATCAGTTGTTGTGGTTGCATGTCCATGTGCACTGGGATTGGCCACCCCAACTGCTGTCATGGTTGCAACAGGGGTTGGAGCTAACAATGGTGTGCTTATAAAAGGAGGAGATGCATTAGAGAAGGCACAGAAGGTCAAGTATGTCATATTTGATAAGACTGGAACATTAACCCAGGGAAAAGCCACAGTTACTACAGCAAAAGTTTTTTCAGGCATGGAGCGCGGTGAATTTCTTACATTAGTAGCTTCAGCAGAG GCTAGCAGTGAGCACCCACTGGCCAAAGCAATACTTGAATATGCGCGCCATTTCCATTACTTTGATGATCCTTCCACTACAAAGGATGCCCATATCAATGGGCAGGAATCTAAGTCCTTTGGATGGCTACTTGATGTATCGGATTTTTCTGCATTGCCTGGGCAAGGTGTGCAGTGCTTTATAGACGGGAAAAAGATTTTG GTTGGTAACCGGAAGCTGATGTCTGAAAATAGGGTTGCTATCCCAGACGAAGTGGAAAATTTTGTTGTACAGTTGGAAGAAAGTGCCAAAACTGGAATTCTAGTGTCCCATGATAATGATTTAATTGGTGTTCTGGGTGTATCAGATCCACTAAAGAGGGAAGCTGGTGTTGTTATAGAGGGCCTCATAAAAATGGGTGTCAATCCTGTTATGGTTACTGGTGATAATTGGAGAACAGCCAATGCTGTTGCAAAGGAG GTTGGCATTACAGATGTACGGGCAGAAGTGATGCCTGCAGGGAAAGCTGATGTTATTCGGTCATTCCAGAAAGATGGAAGTGTAGTTGCAATGGTGGGGGATGGTATTAATGATTCTCCTGCCTTGGCTGCAGCAGATGTAGGCATGGCAATTGGGGCGGGAACAGACATTGCAATAGAAGCTGCTGACTATGTGCTGATGAGAAGCAACTTAGAAGATGTGATCACTGCTATCGATCTCTCTAGAAAGACGTTCTCTCGTATTCGATGGAATTATGTGTTTGCCAGTGCTTATAATATTGTTTCTATCCCGATTGCTGCTGGAGTTCTGTTCCCACAGCTGAAAGTGAAATTGCCACCCTGGGTAGCTGGTGCATGCATGGCTATGTCATCTGTAACAGTTGTTTGCTCTTCTCTGCTTCTGAGGAGATATAGGAAACCAAGGCTTACCACTCTACTGGAAATCACTGTTGATAGAAGTTAG